In Anaerobacillus isosaccharinicus, one genomic interval encodes:
- a CDS encoding DNA topoisomerase III — MKLLIAEKPDQGIALVSQFKTKKQDGFIIIEPNKWFPNGGYCTWAVGHVLQLVPPESYNPAWKKWMIGNLPMIPDKFQYEVVKAKNKQYQIINKLLKNKDVTEIIHGGDAGREGELIIRSVIQKSGVKKPMKRLWISSLTPKAILEGFDQLLDEEKTRSLYYEAYTRACADWLVGMNASRVYSILLKEKGISDVFSAGRVQTPTLALIVKREKEIEQFESKAFWEVIASFSMDGKEYEGKWENENNSRIEQEALAKKIAEFCTAKPAEVFQADKDRKKFEPPLLFNLSALQATANSIYKFSPQKTLDLLQQLYQKGIVSYPRSDSNYVTEGEAQTFPLILQKLSNFTQYAEFFPTPINSLLNNKRYVNEKKVTDHYAIIPTEQVKDPSKLAGDEAKIYDLVVRRLIAAHYPAAIFDYSTIITLVDKRAKFTSKGKQQITEGWRKVLFKQDDDQDVILPELNEGDQGEVNSVQVREGKTQPPKRYTEGQLITLMKTAGKFVDNEELEKVLNKTEGLGTEATRAGIITMLKDRNYIEVIKNKVYATKKAKILIKAVGENILASPEMTAKWEQRLGEIGQGKASPATFMEQTKKLSKQIIDNATSRAKEWDFQNLVYEVKNKPSSKFTLGKKLGKCKLCDGDVVDKGKFYGCSNYKKTSCNFTISKAILGKKITETTVTKILTDGKTNVLKGFKKGDKTFSAALIWDEKEKKVSFSFEG, encoded by the coding sequence ATGAAACTACTTATTGCAGAAAAGCCAGATCAAGGAATTGCTTTAGTTTCCCAATTTAAAACTAAGAAACAAGATGGCTTTATTATTATTGAACCAAATAAATGGTTTCCAAATGGCGGCTATTGTACGTGGGCAGTGGGACATGTACTCCAATTAGTCCCACCTGAAAGCTATAATCCAGCGTGGAAAAAATGGATGATAGGTAATTTACCGATGATACCTGATAAATTTCAATATGAAGTTGTCAAAGCAAAAAACAAACAATATCAAATTATAAATAAATTATTGAAAAATAAAGATGTAACTGAAATTATTCATGGTGGTGATGCTGGTCGGGAAGGCGAACTAATCATTAGAAGTGTTATTCAAAAGAGCGGTGTAAAAAAACCAATGAAACGCCTGTGGATTTCGTCACTAACTCCAAAGGCTATTCTCGAAGGTTTTGATCAATTACTAGATGAAGAGAAAACGAGAAGTTTATATTATGAGGCGTATACAAGAGCTTGTGCAGATTGGTTAGTAGGTATGAATGCTTCTAGAGTTTATTCGATTTTATTAAAAGAAAAGGGGATTAGTGATGTTTTTTCAGCAGGAAGGGTACAAACTCCAACCTTAGCCCTCATAGTAAAGCGTGAGAAAGAGATCGAACAATTTGAGTCAAAAGCTTTTTGGGAAGTAATCGCATCATTTTCAATGGACGGTAAAGAGTATGAGGGCAAATGGGAGAATGAAAACAATTCTAGAATTGAACAAGAAGCGTTAGCAAAAAAAATTGCAGAATTTTGTACTGCCAAACCAGCAGAAGTCTTTCAAGCTGATAAAGACCGAAAGAAATTTGAACCACCACTCTTATTTAACCTTTCAGCTCTTCAAGCAACTGCTAATAGTATTTATAAATTCTCACCCCAAAAAACATTAGACCTACTGCAACAGCTATACCAAAAAGGAATTGTCTCTTATCCACGGTCAGACTCCAATTATGTAACAGAAGGAGAGGCTCAAACGTTTCCACTTATATTACAGAAGTTAAGTAACTTTACACAATATGCAGAGTTTTTTCCAACACCAATAAATTCATTATTGAACAACAAGCGTTACGTAAATGAAAAAAAAGTAACAGATCACTATGCAATCATTCCTACTGAACAAGTAAAAGATCCAAGTAAACTTGCTGGTGATGAAGCAAAAATTTATGATTTAGTCGTTCGTCGTCTTATAGCAGCCCATTATCCAGCCGCTATTTTTGATTATTCTACAATCATAACATTGGTTGATAAGCGTGCTAAGTTTACTTCAAAAGGTAAACAACAAATCACTGAAGGCTGGAGAAAAGTTTTATTTAAACAAGATGACGATCAAGATGTTATTTTACCTGAGTTAAATGAGGGAGATCAGGGTGAAGTGAATTCTGTTCAAGTGAGAGAGGGAAAAACCCAACCACCTAAAAGGTATACAGAAGGTCAATTAATTACATTAATGAAAACAGCAGGGAAATTTGTTGATAATGAAGAGCTAGAGAAAGTATTAAATAAAACGGAGGGTCTAGGTACAGAGGCAACTCGAGCAGGAATTATTACAATGCTTAAAGACCGAAATTATATTGAAGTAATTAAAAATAAAGTGTATGCAACAAAAAAAGCAAAAATTCTAATTAAGGCAGTTGGAGAAAATATTCTTGCTTCACCTGAAATGACGGCCAAGTGGGAGCAGCGCTTAGGAGAAATTGGACAAGGTAAAGCCTCACCAGCTACCTTTATGGAGCAAACGAAAAAATTATCAAAACAAATTATCGATAATGCCACAAGTAGAGCTAAAGAGTGGGATTTTCAAAACCTTGTATATGAGGTTAAAAATAAGCCGTCATCAAAATTTACATTAGGGAAAAAGTTAGGAAAATGTAAGCTGTGCGACGGAGATGTAGTTGACAAAGGGAAGTTTTATGGTTGTTCAAATTACAAAAAGACGTCGTGTAACTTTACGATTTCTAAAGCAATTCTAGGTAAAAAGATAACTGAAACTACCGTAACAAAAATACTTACTGATGGTAAAACCAATGTACTAAAAGGATTTAAAAAAGGTGATAAAACCTTTAGTGCAGCCCTTATTTGGGATGAAAAAGAGAAGAAAGTTAGCTTTAGTTTTGAAGGATGA
- a CDS encoding DUF2268 domain-containing protein has product MSVSKTNRLLREFVKERKEVSKEHYFQLQRDLLCEPIAEYFEEFHATQLHKYFLENGMFYPDAKIFSEIKQLEKKQVWELLQGHYEKLRKEWNGEEAEIFIFPAERRNEIIMKELKGKMGISFHHVVVLFLTRELSTKEIKALLTHEYNHVCRLFTLQKEFHELSLLDSMIIEGLAEVAVEQTLGEELLAPWVTLYTKKDLIPYWCKVKKYLDVKGKEKHDPFLYGDRSGRGFPKWFGYCTGYLIVKDYLEKHKDISMNELLKIETKEILSESGFDPETK; this is encoded by the coding sequence TTGAGTGTTTCAAAAACAAATAGATTGTTACGAGAATTTGTTAAGGAAAGAAAAGAAGTCTCTAAAGAGCATTATTTTCAACTACAGCGAGATCTTTTATGTGAGCCAATAGCAGAGTATTTTGAAGAATTTCATGCTACACAACTTCATAAATATTTTCTAGAAAATGGGATGTTTTATCCAGATGCTAAAATATTTAGCGAAATAAAACAATTAGAAAAAAAGCAGGTATGGGAACTTTTACAGGGGCACTATGAAAAGTTACGTAAAGAATGGAACGGAGAAGAAGCTGAGATCTTTATTTTTCCTGCTGAAAGAAGAAATGAAATTATCATGAAAGAATTAAAGGGGAAAATGGGGATAAGTTTTCATCATGTTGTCGTCTTATTTCTAACAAGGGAGCTTAGTACGAAAGAAATTAAGGCATTACTGACTCATGAATATAATCATGTTTGCCGCCTTTTCACTTTGCAAAAAGAGTTCCATGAATTATCGTTATTAGACTCAATGATTATTGAGGGATTGGCAGAAGTAGCGGTAGAACAAACATTAGGGGAAGAATTGCTAGCACCGTGGGTAACTTTGTATACTAAGAAAGATCTTATTCCTTATTGGTGTAAAGTTAAGAAATACCTTGATGTAAAGGGGAAAGAGAAGCATGATCCATTTTTGTATGGGGATAGATCAGGCCGTGGTTTTCCAAAATGGTTCGGTTACTGTACAGGTTATCTAATTGTAAAAGATTACTTAGAGAAGCATAAAGATATTTCAATGAATGAATTGTTAAAAATAGAAACAAAAGAAATTTTGAGTGAATCGGGTTTTGACCCTGAAACTAAATGA
- a CDS encoding YjbA family protein, which translates to MVHIRDVWINWFEGEENGYNVCEFFEWRKDDRIELLDQVVIIKVTSKLFDYIENNLAELPEELLNDVYQQSFQRKNNQRIQLDYCFIATDGKKVLAVDTLGYQTPIRKSRLMPRQEEIVLELAMNEFVKNYYVEYIDLPREHHILSPDPRLMSGLIRKERQLKQLLFMVLDQLYSTNNVAAVRYWYTEWAPNNYESIQSMNFEEAWHGLFNELKDGWSTYHYHLCERMIKGQPFFEKLWELQHAESVK; encoded by the coding sequence ATGGTCCACATTCGGGATGTATGGATCAACTGGTTTGAAGGAGAAGAAAATGGGTATAATGTCTGCGAGTTTTTTGAATGGCGAAAAGATGACAGGATCGAACTACTTGATCAAGTTGTGATCATCAAAGTAACAAGCAAGCTATTCGATTACATAGAAAATAATTTAGCAGAGTTACCAGAAGAGCTTCTAAACGATGTCTATCAACAAAGCTTTCAAAGAAAGAATAACCAAAGGATTCAGTTAGATTATTGTTTCATTGCTACTGATGGAAAAAAAGTCCTCGCAGTTGATACTTTAGGGTATCAAACACCGATTAGAAAAAGTAGATTAATGCCTAGGCAAGAGGAAATTGTACTCGAACTTGCTATGAACGAGTTTGTAAAAAATTATTATGTTGAGTATATTGACTTGCCGCGAGAGCACCACATTTTGTCACCGGATCCACGACTTATGAGTGGCCTAATTCGAAAAGAACGGCAATTAAAACAGCTACTGTTTATGGTATTAGATCAATTGTATTCGACTAATAATGTAGCAGCAGTTCGCTATTGGTACACTGAATGGGCACCAAACAATTATGAAAGCATTCAATCAATGAATTTTGAAGAAGCGTGGCATGGACTTTTCAATGAATTAAAAGATGGCTGGTCAACGTATCATTATCACCTTTGTGAACGAATGATTAAAGGACAGCCATTCTTCGAAAAACTTTGGGAACTTCAGCATGCTGAGAGCGTGAAATAA
- the trpS gene encoding tryptophan--tRNA ligase, with product MKTIFSGIQPSGTLTLGNYLGAMQHFVQLQYDHNCYFCIVDEHAVTVPQDPIQLRKNIRSLAALYIAAGIDPNKSTLFIQSEVSAHTQLGWMMQCVAYIGELERMTQFKDKSEGKEGVSSALLTYPPLMAADILLYNTDIVPVGDDQKQHLELTRDLAERFNKKFNDIFTIPEVRIPKVGARIMSLNDPTKKMSKSNPNPKSYISMLDDEKTIMKKIKSAVTDSEGIVKFDKENKQAISNLLGIYSLCSGKSIEELETEFAGRGYGDFKEAVGEAVVTTLKPIQERYYEIINSKELDDILDLGAEKANQVASKTLAKAKRAMGLGRKR from the coding sequence ATGAAGACAATTTTTTCAGGAATTCAACCGAGTGGTACATTAACATTAGGCAACTATCTAGGAGCAATGCAGCATTTTGTACAGTTACAATACGATCACAACTGCTATTTCTGTATTGTAGATGAGCATGCAGTTACTGTTCCTCAAGATCCAATTCAGCTTCGAAAAAACATCAGGAGCTTAGCAGCACTTTATATTGCGGCTGGTATTGATCCGAACAAGTCTACACTGTTCATTCAATCAGAAGTAAGTGCACACACACAGCTAGGCTGGATGATGCAATGTGTTGCATATATTGGTGAATTAGAGCGTATGACACAATTTAAAGACAAATCTGAGGGTAAAGAAGGTGTGTCAAGCGCACTACTTACGTACCCACCATTAATGGCTGCTGATATTCTTCTTTATAATACAGACATTGTTCCAGTTGGCGATGATCAAAAGCAACATTTAGAATTAACACGAGATTTAGCAGAGCGGTTTAATAAAAAATTTAATGATATTTTTACTATTCCAGAAGTTCGAATTCCAAAAGTTGGCGCAAGGATCATGTCTTTAAATGATCCAACAAAAAAGATGAGTAAGTCAAATCCAAATCCAAAAAGCTACATTTCTATGCTAGATGATGAAAAAACAATTATGAAAAAAATTAAAAGTGCAGTTACAGATTCAGAAGGAATTGTGAAATTTGATAAAGAAAACAAACAAGCAATTTCTAATCTCTTAGGTATTTATTCTCTTTGTTCAGGAAAGTCAATTGAAGAATTAGAAACAGAATTTGCAGGACGAGGCTATGGAGATTTTAAAGAAGCTGTTGGTGAAGCTGTTGTTACTACGTTAAAACCAATCCAGGAACGTTATTATGAAATTATTAACTCTAAAGAATTGGATGACATCTTAGACTTAGGGGCTGAAAAAGCAAATCAAGTCGCTTCAAAAACATTAGCAAAAGCAAAACGAGCCATGGGGTTAGGACGAAAGAGATAA
- a CDS encoding TlpA disulfide reductase family protein — protein MLVRKNFLFLAIICFLFLFLAINYERSDIVLKRMEQDIVASAKKTGVHQGDLAVDFQLLNGDGEKVLLSDFRGKKVIVNFFASWCAPCQEEMPVLVQLDSRMDKEKAVILGVNVTKEEPNPNQVREFIKHFKVEYDVLFDGNGKVMKDYQLIGIPTTLFINEKGEIVLRLNGMLTMDMVTENSFFDGIIK, from the coding sequence TTGCTTGTTCGAAAAAACTTTCTTTTTTTGGCAATTATTTGTTTTCTTTTCTTATTCTTAGCGATTAATTATGAACGTTCAGATATTGTGTTAAAGCGAATGGAGCAGGATATTGTTGCTTCTGCAAAAAAAACAGGTGTCCATCAAGGTGATTTGGCGGTGGATTTTCAACTGTTAAATGGTGATGGTGAAAAGGTTTTATTATCTGATTTTCGAGGAAAGAAAGTAATTGTTAACTTTTTTGCATCATGGTGTGCTCCATGTCAAGAAGAAATGCCCGTGTTAGTTCAGTTAGATAGCCGTATGGATAAAGAAAAAGCAGTCATTCTAGGAGTGAATGTGACAAAAGAAGAGCCTAACCCGAACCAAGTTCGGGAATTCATTAAACATTTTAAAGTTGAGTATGATGTGCTTTTTGATGGAAATGGTAAGGTTATGAAAGATTATCAATTAATTGGTATTCCAACAACACTCTTTATAAATGAAAAAGGAGAAATTGTGCTGCGTTTAAATGGAATGCTTACAATGGATATGGTTACGGAAAACTCCTTCTTTGATGGGATTATAAAATAA
- a CDS encoding HD domain-containing protein: protein MRDITLLSIFDHRITQKYVKRSGMAHAIAAAYHAFNLSKEYKVNPDLATKAAFLHDIGHYTWYKDGKWDYELYKQNDIHAIKGAERAHKLLIRLGEHPKKAKKIALAILLHTDSYLPDGEISLDPLQKVVALADEMDEEPSGNHHYRQIDDERARRLIARLDHMIDNHLNNQKASS, encoded by the coding sequence ATGAGAGATATTACCCTATTATCAATATTTGATCACCGAATAACACAAAAATACGTAAAAAGATCGGGCATGGCCCATGCAATCGCTGCAGCTTATCATGCATTTAACCTCTCTAAAGAGTATAAGGTAAATCCTGATTTAGCTACAAAAGCTGCTTTTCTTCATGATATTGGGCATTATACATGGTACAAAGACGGTAAATGGGACTACGAGCTATATAAACAAAACGATATTCATGCAATTAAAGGAGCTGAACGGGCGCACAAATTATTAATTAGACTTGGTGAACACCCGAAAAAAGCAAAAAAAATTGCTTTAGCAATTTTGCTCCACACGGATTCCTATTTACCAGATGGTGAAATTTCTCTAGATCCGCTACAAAAAGTAGTTGCGTTAGCTGATGAAATGGATGAAGAACCAAGCGGAAATCATCACTATCGACAAATAGACGATGAAAGAGCAAGACGTCTCATTGCAAGGTTAGATCATATGATCGACAACCACTTAAATAACCAAAAAGCTTCTTCATGA
- a CDS encoding excisionase family DNA-binding protein, whose product MYITIKELADFLHLSPDYVYQQIQSGNIRAVHDGNEYLVNKEQFTNTREEIEKEILLWREEQLQDLPADIDVKDED is encoded by the coding sequence ATGTATATAACAATTAAGGAATTGGCTGACTTTTTACATTTGTCGCCAGACTACGTTTATCAGCAAATCCAATCAGGCAATATACGAGCTGTTCATGATGGTAACGAGTATTTAGTGAATAAAGAACAATTTACAAATACAAGAGAAGAAATTGAAAAGGAAATATTATTGTGGCGAGAAGAACAATTGCAAGATTTACCTGCAGACATTGATGTAAAAGATGAAGATTAA
- a CDS encoding putative glycoside hydrolase — translation MGKKLLKLLTVCLILTGIGLVSTEKTHAADKNASAHSLKVMELKKPDLPDKLIRFAFQSGYNFEYPDAVRGIYVTGHSAGGERFNTLIDFLDNTDLNAMVIDIKDDFGYLTYTPDEDSPFRDISKRYIRDPEVMMKRLEEHQIYPIARIVVFKDSVLAEKRPDLSFKENGAVWKNRRNEAFVNPFLKEVWDYNVGIAEKAAKMGFKEIQFDYVRFPEGFERRDEVLTYGVGDYADGDRNNVQKRVDAVTDFVAYAREKLQPYDVAVSVDIFGYSATISEAPGIGQNFSRIAENVDVISSMIYPSHWTSYFGIAKPDLHPYELVSEYAKVENEVLGRLENSPISRPWIQDFTASYLGAGNYKVYGKEEVEAQIKALYENGINEFLLWNAGNRYTQNVNYKME, via the coding sequence ATGGGGAAGAAATTACTAAAGTTATTAACCGTTTGTTTGATCCTGACAGGAATAGGTTTAGTTTCAACAGAAAAAACGCATGCAGCTGATAAAAATGCCTCAGCACATTCGTTAAAAGTAATGGAATTAAAAAAACCTGATCTCCCAGATAAATTAATAAGGTTTGCCTTCCAATCTGGTTACAATTTTGAATATCCAGATGCCGTAAGAGGAATTTATGTTACCGGCCATTCTGCAGGAGGGGAACGGTTTAATACCCTCATTGATTTCCTTGATAACACCGATTTAAATGCAATGGTCATTGATATAAAGGATGATTTTGGATACTTAACGTATACACCAGATGAAGATTCACCTTTTAGGGATATAAGCAAACGCTATATTCGAGATCCAGAAGTGATGATGAAACGTTTAGAGGAACACCAAATTTATCCAATTGCACGAATTGTTGTGTTTAAAGACTCTGTATTAGCAGAGAAACGTCCTGATTTATCTTTTAAAGAAAATGGAGCGGTTTGGAAAAATAGACGAAATGAAGCTTTTGTTAATCCGTTCTTAAAGGAAGTCTGGGACTATAATGTGGGGATTGCAGAAAAAGCAGCTAAAATGGGCTTTAAAGAAATCCAATTCGATTACGTTCGTTTTCCAGAAGGGTTTGAAAGACGAGATGAGGTATTAACGTATGGTGTAGGTGATTATGCTGATGGTGATCGTAATAACGTTCAAAAACGTGTAGATGCCGTTACAGATTTTGTTGCTTATGCCAGGGAAAAGCTTCAACCTTACGATGTCGCCGTATCTGTTGATATTTTTGGATATTCAGCAACGATTTCAGAAGCGCCTGGGATTGGTCAAAACTTTTCACGAATAGCTGAAAATGTTGATGTTATTTCTTCAATGATCTATCCAAGTCATTGGACTTCTTATTTTGGAATTGCAAAACCTGATTTACATCCGTATGAGCTTGTTTCTGAATATGCAAAGGTTGAAAATGAGGTATTAGGAAGATTAGAAAACAGCCCAATTTCTAGACCATGGATCCAAGACTTTACGGCATCGTATTTAGGGGCGGGAAATTATAAAGTTTATGGGAAAGAAGAAGTTGAAGCACAGATTAAAGCACTTTATGAAAATGGGATTAACGAATTTCTATTATGGAATGCAGGAAATCGTTATACACAAAATGTAAATTATAAAATGGAATAG
- a CDS encoding GNAT family N-acetyltransferase, which produces MDWYEKLNQYFPIEEMKSQKHMELLLQEKGDIYHKDEGQNHVMMYVEMDDFIFIDYLFVSKEARGQGLGKKLLNKLKKKEKPIILEVEPVDYEETDTQKRLKFYEREGFHHAKSIGYRRRSLATNEITELEILYWSPDEKDEESIFQKMKKTYETIHTYKDEEMYGERYENVDEVLSFKEEET; this is translated from the coding sequence ATGGATTGGTATGAAAAGTTAAATCAATATTTCCCCATTGAAGAAATGAAGTCACAAAAACATATGGAATTACTGTTGCAAGAAAAAGGGGATATTTATCACAAAGATGAAGGCCAGAATCATGTTATGATGTATGTAGAGATGGATGATTTTATTTTTATTGATTATTTATTCGTCTCTAAAGAAGCCAGAGGTCAAGGGCTTGGGAAAAAGTTATTAAATAAACTCAAAAAAAAGGAAAAACCAATTATTCTAGAGGTGGAACCAGTTGATTATGAAGAAACTGATACTCAAAAAAGGTTAAAGTTTTATGAACGTGAAGGGTTCCATCATGCCAAATCAATTGGATATAGAAGAAGGTCATTAGCAACAAATGAAATTACTGAACTGGAAATTTTATATTGGTCACCGGATGAAAAAGATGAAGAATCAATTTTTCAAAAAATGAAAAAGACGTATGAAACTATTCATACGTACAAAGATGAAGAAATGTACGGAGAGCGATATGAAAATGTTGACGAAGTTCTTTCTTTTAAGGAAGAAGAAACTTAA